From the Hoplias malabaricus isolate fHopMal1 chromosome 6, fHopMal1.hap1, whole genome shotgun sequence genome, the window CTGTGAGGGGTCAGTTCCATGAGGTGGTCTTAAGTAGTCCTGTCCCTTTAAGGGGAGTTCAGGAAGTGAAGGGcagacaaataataaaacagacgctGTTATGCAAGCTGATGTGGACTGTAACCCAAAGGGTTATTTTTAGACGCCAAGAGCTCCACCTTGACGGCGTGTCAAATCATAGTCTGAGTGCTCACAAACAACAGGCAAACGTAGGTCACAGAGCATGCCACTAAGTAAGTAAACTGCAAGTAAGGGAGGTTAGAGTTGCCCAACACTACTACTTACAGCGTTTGGTTTCAATTCTAAAAACAGCAGATGATCAAGGTCTTAAGGAGCATGTAGTGGATGTAGTAACTCCCCAAAGCTCCAGAATTGCACCTGTAACTGTAAAAACATTCTTGAATATAATAAAAGGGCACCTAGTAGATTCAAAATAGTATAAGAAAACAAGGacctgaaaaacaaaatgggaTAGCATTTGAGATGACAGTGGCTATTTGAAAATTAGCTGGTGCAAGTGTCAGAGGTAAATAAGCGCTCAACCGTGACACATCACTAAATATTTGACAGTGTTTTTTACAGGGATCAGAAATAAATTTTAAACAGACATCTTTAACAGATGTTGCAGAAACATGAACTGCTGTGCTGTGCAAATGTTCAAGAGCACTAGTTATTTGATTCCCTGTCAAATaagtcattattcattcattatctgtaaccgcttatccagttctgggtcgcggtggcTCCGGAGCGTACACAGAGTCAGTGGGGAATCATTGAAtcaaaacaccctggagggggcgccagtctatTAAGTCATTAAGGCATTAGATACAGGCAATTCATTCGTCAGCATCAAAAACATGCagaaattgtattatttttagaaGTCTAAGATATGAgagactgatttttttttctctcccacaCCACATCAAACTACAAGAAAAATGGGCCAGTGTATGTTACTGGaatcaataaatgaatgttttttgcatttattattatttacatttacataaatgtAGGGTTTAAAACAACAGTGACGAGGCTTGCATGATTAAAGACAGCATTCAATTTTACAGGATGGAGGATCTGAAGAACTCTGGCAGGCTGAAGCAGAAGCGAGCAAAGAGCAGCGGCAGGGAGAGGCCACAAATGCAGGACACACTGACAGGTCTCCGGGGAGACAGACACACAACCTCCCTGGAACTCCTGCGTGACGCAGCCACCGCCAGGCAACAGAGCAAACATCAGACATAGAATAAAAAGggttttgtgtgcatgtgtttggcAGAGCCACATCAGTGCAACAAGCTTTCCACAGAAAAGTGTATTAAAAATGATCTAATTGTAAACCTCTATAACAACTCTATAAGCTCTGGCTTCAAGCACCTTTCCAGGACATGCAACTTTTCTTTAAACGAGCAAGGAGCATGGAAAAAAAGTCAGGCTGCTAAATTGCCATGGATAGGCCAACATTAAATCATGCAAATGTTGGAGAAGTGGAAGTTGAGATCTTTATCATACATGGAACTCCACCCATAGTCCCACCCCATCACGATCAGCCACAGCCACTCAAGCTCCACCCCTCAGCAGGCTGCTCAAATTCAGCCACTCACTGGTGATGAAGGCCTCTGGCTCATCCTGGGCCTGGTAGTGACTGCCCTCCCCATTGTCAGAATCACCCAGGCAGGGTCCGGCTCGCTGGAACAACCTCCCTGCCAATCTCTGCAGCACTGAcatcctcaggtcactgtccaCTTTGGCTTCGGAGGATCCGACTTTGGCAGAATGACTTCACACCAAAGGGGCTCTAGCCCAAGGCCCAAACAGGAATGATACCAAACAGGCAGTGAAGCTTTTTCTCACATAGAACTCGCAGTCTTGACTCCACTGCAGGGTAGGGCGAggcctccactgctcctccactTCCTGCCCTCGCATATACCGTCCCCCCTGCTCTTTCCTGCGGGGCAAAGGCTCCCTGAGGTACGTTCAAACAACAGTTTTCAGTGTAGCTGTTCTGTAGACACATGAGCCACCTTACACCTTAAAATTTTCCTCCTTCTTTTTCTAGCATGTCgtcctctctgtctgtgtgtgtgctgaaaatGACCCTCCCCAGCCAGTGGATCCTAGCATGGCAATGCACCTGTCTCTGGGGATCAGGGCGGGCCACTGGCGATGGAGCTGATAAGGACATGAGGCATGCTATGGGGTGGAACCATAGGCCTCCTAAACCCCCATCCAGGGGTCACAATGGAGTACAGTTTGGCATCCAGCCTGGCCTTCAGCAATCTCTTCTATGCAGTACTCCAGCATTTGTCAACCTAAACTTGCTTATAATTGCAGCTGTTCATCATAATTATATCGAAAGCACAGTATGATAAAGCATACTTTTAACAAATGTATCATCCCAGTAGaatattttaaatctaaaaacatCTTGTCACACTTCATTTAGCATTTAAGTCTGAGCTAAATAGAtctgttcattttctttttttggaagTAAAAAGGACTTGACCTCATTTTCTAATATTTAATTGCATATACCATATTTTTCTTTGACCCAaactacaaaaatatatttgatacAATGTTTATAACACTCAGAGCCACAGAATATTTAGGCAATACCATGCTACAGTGCTGCAATACCTGAGTTTGATCAGATTTTCAGGATTACAACCTTACAGAAACAAATGTTAGTTTGGAAGACGCTGGAGTTTTCTTTTAATGGGCACAAAAACAGCTCACTTTCCTAAAGTGAATGTATCAGGCCTATTCAAATGACATTCAGTCACATGCCAATAGAAATTCACTCTTCACACATACGTTCTAGCTAGCAGCAGGGCCGCAGAGACTCATTTCACACATATCTGTCCCACCTCACAGCCAAGGCTCTCCAGCTAGGACAGGCTTGACAAAGATCTGAATCTGAGTGCTGAGCAAATGGATGGCAGACAccagacaattaaaaaaaagtgcttcAAATGTTCAAAACTTTACATAACAGACAGCTGTTGATCTAATAGGTACTACAGCCTACTAAGCATTAAAAGATCTAAACAAGAGCTCATATTTCTAAATCTAAATTTGTTTAATGTCCTAAAAGTCAGAGATTACTCTGTTGCAGAGATGAAAATCAAGATTTGGAAttaagaacaaaaacaacaacaaacaggagCAGGAGGTGAAGCTGTATCACCGCCTAAAGCCACTCGCAGGAAGTCACATACAAAGTGGTTTTGTTCTTAGCAGTGGTCATCACATGATGTTCAAGAGACTCCTCAGCGTCATACCCCAGCCCGGAGAGGATCACACTGGTCGCATCATATGACTCCGCCCCTGCGCCTCCTCTAGTGGAGCAATAGAACACCCCCAATACACATACCACCCATACAATCACCctaccacccccccaccccacagcTCCTAAACCCATCATACAGTGCTCAGCCCTACAAGcttctgtttacatttcagGCTTTCTCAACTCATCCTTCTCATAAACCCATGCAGGGCTCATCTCTCCAGTTTAACCTTCAGGGTCAGAGAGTCCTTTCCCAGGAAACTGCGACTGAAGGCTCAAGTTTTTCCAAATTATCTTCCCTTCAGCTGTTCCAAGagatttctttatatttttatatgaacttcACTTCTATGCTCCCCCAAAAACATGCTTTAATATATCAGTTAAAATGTTCCATAAAAAGCCTGTTCAATTTAGAGTGAAACAGTAGAACACACCTCATTATGAAAAGATGGATATAGTGTGTGTTATTAATTTTAAACTATATTAATTTGTGTggctaaaaaatgtaaaaagatagAGGTAGGGAGACAGCGGTAGTTGCTCTTGTTGTGAATTAATGTTAAAATTAGCATGGTGGTTAATCTAATGGCATACTAACCTTCTTTGTTTCAATTAGATTCAACAACATAGTATGGTATCCATCTTTTGGGGAATGCCGGTGAGAACCCCAACACGACTGTGCCATAAAAATACATCCTAAAAGGGCATTTTGATCCATTTATATATACAGAAGTTTAGTGTGCCCTCAAGATAAAGCATTAAAAGTAAGGGCTTTAGAACATGTCTGTAGTTACATCAAAATAACACTACCAACCTAAAAGTCACAGTGCGCCATTTGGGTTCAAGTGTATTATCACTTATCTTACACACTAAGAATAAAGCTTTCATTTTATTACCCAGTACACCCTGTACTTAACAGCACTGTCGACCCTTTTTTATTCGTGGTAAATCTATATGTTGATAGGGAGTTGTGCTGATGTTACATGGCggtctaaaatgtaaatatagatATAAATGAACACTGAGCCTACGTGTTTTAgtttttatatgtaatataGATGATGATGTAGTAGTGGTAAATGCAAAAACAGACAGGATTACTTTTTAAATGCATGTTTCACACCAAATTGTTATCACCATACTAGTGTAACTCaagttttctttctttaaaacaGTTAATCACAGAGACTCATTACTCGCTCTAACTGTTTACATGTTACAATGGTGCagaaattatgaaaaaactgTGGAACTCTGTCTTGACTTCAGACTTGAGTTTCTAACTTCACTCCAAGACAGTAGCTGCTGTTGTCAGATAATAAGAAAACCTAAATGACTACATTCATATATGTGAAAGTCAACATTAGTCATTGCGAGGAATAGTGCATTAAATAGTGAAGCTAAATAAAGGAACATGCAAAATAGTAGTATCCTGCTTTGATATAAGACTgagctttatatatatttatgttttattagaCACATTTCCTGTGGGGAGACCCAAGCCCAACTTTTCTCTCACACCAATAGTCACTGTCATTCTTCCAGCATCCGCCAAAGGGCCACTGACAACATTTAAGTCattcacaaaacaaacaaccaaacaaaaaaagttACTTTCTTGTTCCAACAGAGAGTCAACCTTAATTTACCATAACTCATTCAGTATTGTGAGAAGTGTTTCAGCCTGGACTGTTCACAGGGAAACCAATCAGACCAGAATTACGTTACATGTCTGTCCTAAAGGGAAAGTAACCGAAAAAGCCtgtttaattggaaattataaaGAGAGCAGCAAGAAGCAAGAGAGCTCCAGTTGAGATGATTTTAGTCTTACAATATTTGACCTGCGGTCTGACAGGATGGGCTTTCTATATTTCTGCACATTCCACACAGACTGGTGTTGACTtgtgtgttaatattttgaccCTATCCCAGATTAACCACTCTGCATCCTTCATGTGTTCATCTGACAAGTCATTGGACAAAGTGAGGTGAGGTATAACTTACTTTCCTGGGTCTCAATTAGATATGAATACTTAACTGTGATCGGATTCTGAGGTTAAGGTGAACACATGCTCAAGTGTAGTAGGCTGTCTTGTAGCTGTAATACCTGGATATCATTCCCCTATATTTAAAGGCAAAACGTTGGCCTGAAAGGTGAATTGTGTGTGCATTAGGGAGCAGAAGCTGATCCCCCAGGCCTTATTTCCTTGGTATTCAACAGTATTTACTTTTTGaacagtgcagcagcagcacaggcGCCAGAATGTAACgttaactgctgcaccatttaaggtggaacggaaaattccaaTAAGAAGCCTTCACTCTGTGCTTCGTAAGCCTTTTTACTCACCGCTCTCCATCTCGTTGCCCTTGTTCTTGGCGGTGGGCGCGTTGCCCATGATTGCAGGCCAGGTGGGAAGATCCTTTTAGACTTCggcttttttaattatatttttaaatctacCCCTCAAGGAAACTCAAAGTCCTTTTATTGCACACCTTCGTTCCTGACTGAGCCGAGGTTGCACTAGCTGTTCATAACCATAACGAGCCGACTCTAACGTCTCCGAGAAGACTAGATTCCCTTCAAGCGAGAAAATGACTCAGTCGCCTCGGCTAGCAGCCGAAGCGCCAGCTGGCCGatactgtgtgtttatttggagTTGCCCCCGTTTTTTCTCCTCCCCGCTTTTAGCCCCAATAGACCTCAAGGAGCTCCGAGTTGGTCTTCGCCTTCTCCGCCAGCTtcaaccaccacctccaccaccaccactgaaGGCCTTCGACTTTCCTCCTTTATTCCGCGGCACCAGCTTATTTTCCGCCTCCCCGCTACTCCCCGAGCCCTCCCGCAGATATCCTAAGCCGCCTTTTCCTCAGCTTCTCCGTTTTCATGCGCCGTCTAGGTCTTAAAACTCAAACACTCGCAGTTATCGCGGTTCGCATAATTCGACAGTCACCATTAACGCTAATCCTACATCCACAGCTAGAGGGAACTCCTGCTTCTCGATGGGCCGCCCCTCCTCGCTCACTATTGGCCAACGTATGTGTGATGCGACCCAATGGGGCGCTGCTGATTGGAGGCGCAGCTAAACGTTCGCGGCTCAAAGCGTCGCGATTGGTCAATTTGATATCAGTCCGCGAAACGGTTGTATTTGTCCCCCGCCCTCTCTTCAACACCAACGGACAAATAAATAACGTCATTTAACTTCTTTTCAGATGAATGTAATGGTTCTTCGCTGCTTTGTCATTCAGTTTCTCTTTTACGTGAGTAGGATCGCAGCGAAAAGGAACCAAATGTCTGGTCACGGATCGGGTTTTAAAGAAAAAACGCCCCCTCCTCCCGCTGGACTAATCCGTGATTGGCCGCGTGACGTCAGCGGGGCCTATTTTTAGAATGTTGGTCAGAATTTGCGGCACGCGGACGCCCCGCGCGTCTGGAATATTAAAAACGTGATGCGCGCGCTGGTGCATAAAGTATAAAGTATATAAGATGCACTTTTCGCATATGCAGATGCACACAATGCAATAGTGTGGCCACATAGTGCAATTGATCCAATCCACAAGTGATTATAAAGAATGCATTATTTGATCTAGATTATGTAATATGTATTATGCTGGTCAGCTTTTGGTATCATATGCATTGTTTCACTCGGGTAAAGTTGCTTAAAATGCATCTTTTCATTTACCCATAATATGGCTTATACATTATGTGCAATAGACATCTTATTCAGGTATAGAGAGGTAAGAGACCACTTCAGACATAAAATGTAAGATGCATTCATTTGTTCAAATAGATATATGATGCTGTACAAGATGCATTAAAGCTTTCAGTGAAAACAAGACAATCAGACAATATCTTCTGCATATCACTCATGCATAGAACTGCCATGTCTACATTGACGAAGAATGAAAGAGGAATTAAAATGACTGCAGCAGTGCACGTGATGAGAAATGCATCCTGTAAGTTTAAAGACTTGTTGCATAAAGAAGCAGATCCCAGTTTAAGAGGAGACACGTAAAGCACTGAAGCTAATGTAAGAATGCATCATAATACATCAGATGAAAGGATTAATGCTGCCACACTTTGAGGTCTGGCCATAGATGCAGCAGTAGTCCACGTTACCTAGCAACAGCAAGCCAGCAGGACCTGCCACTCCAAAAATGGCGAGGGAGGTGAGCTTCTGCATAATACAGCACTGTTGCTTTTTTATGAATGAAATGGCACAGCTGCACTTACAAGCAACAGTTCCTGGCACAAtacgaaaaaaaaacaaaaaaccctcaATACAACCATCAAATAACCaaaagatatttatttatttggagagctggaaaacaaactaaagtAAACATATATACAGTATAGTAAAACCCCTCCTTCAAACAATGTTTAAACAGaaagtttgattatttttaataaacaagaaaaagagCTCCGGTGACGTGACCTTTAATAGCTTTCTGTACGCCTTCCTGAAAAGTAAATACCATGGCCCAAGTACATAATCTAACAGTGCACATGGTCCATAGACAGGCCTCAGGCTTTCAGACGGTCTCAAGTCCTCCAATACTGGTCTGGCAGAACACTCTTCTGTTGATTTACAAAAAGTGATACCACTTTAAGCCAGTAGGTTCAACACACTGAGGACTAGACTGGGTCACAAATCCAAATATTATAAGTAGCTTGTTGAAAGTCAGTGCAGATGTGCAGGTCATCCCTTCTGGACTGGTGGATCTTCTGTATAAGAGCTTTGAAGTGAGGATTTCTTTACGGGTGGCTTTGGGTTTTTACAAGCAGTCCATAGAGTTGTCTGGCATCAGTCCAAGTGGAGGTGCTTTGCATGGAGGGCAAGACGGAGGCAGCATCGCGTTAGGAGCAGGGTCTACGTTCTCAGAGTCCTCCATCTTCTCTAAACATCCTTCCCAGTTGATATGGAATCTGGTCACACGTGGGTTCGAAGCCAAAATGTTTCTCTGTAGCTGAagaaaaagatatatatataaacaggcGTGCAGTACTTTATGTTCAGATGCAGACATCAAATGAATTTTGACATTACAGACATTATAGTGGATTTTTGACTGAAACTCATAACTAGAGTGATAGAAAAAATATTTCATCAGACACCATATATTACCCATCTTTAACAATAGCGATGCACCAATATTAAAATTTTGGGGCCGATATGATAACCTGTATTAAGTACCATGGTGTAGCCTATACCGATATTAACAACCGATAATTTTATCTTCACAAATTCAGTTTGGATTAAAACttaaagataaaattaaaaagtactgaaatgtacaaatactgaagTGTTGCCCTATGACAACCCATGATAATAAAAAGCCTTATTAGGTGTATCTTCATTTATACTTTATCAAAAATCTACTGGTGGTTCCACATGAATAGTTTCTAGAGGGGCGCTAATTATTGGAGCACAACAAGGGAGAGggtgagggacagtgtgtgttcgAGGGAATGCGTGTGATCATTTTTCATTCTGTTTCAGTAATACATTCAGAATAACTATCAATTTTCATATaagggctcctgcactgtggtcGTGGAAGGTATTTTTCTGTGGTTAAACCTGGTCTGTGCGTGTGCATGCATTGTTTATCCAGCTATCTGACAGTCGCTGAGACTTCACATTAGTTTTTACCCTCAAACcggcaaaaaaaacaaaatccttcATTAATCCTTCTCTGCAGGAACTTTGAAAAACATCCACACAGCAGACAAAGTTGTGTATTCACATGCATCAGTGCACATGAGCAAGCACAAAAAGTGCCAAGTTATTGATTGTAATATCGGCTAAAAGTTAAACATTggcccaataataataataataataacaaaaaaagtcTACAAATAATATAATTCATCGAGGATACATCATGCATCActaaaaaaacaagcattgaaaaaactaaaacatGAGTCTACTGCACAGATTTCTCCTCTAATCCTACTTAAATGTCATTCAGTTTACCTGAGCATAGTTAGGTTTGAGGGGTGGGTTTTCCCTGAGCTCTGCATCCGTGTACTCGTTGTTGACGTAATAACCAATGCGAATAAACTCTTGTCCTCTGTATGTGCAGGTGATCAGGACAACGGTGACACCCACAGCGTCACTCTCAGGTATCAGGGACGTGACTGGGGCATCAGCCTGTTAAAGACACACAAGAATACCAGTGTGGTTCATGTAGTTACAGTTACAAGTAAcgataaatttaaatatattgcaatccttacagaaatacatttttaaaaaatgccacAAACATAACATTATATTCACCCCTCTGTAGCTGTGGGGGGAAGGTTCCAAAACCCCACGGATACAAAAATCAGAGGTTGCAGAATCCCTTATATTAAAACGTGTaatatttgtgtaatatataatgaACTCTAAACTATTTATaatggcggcacagtggcgcagcatgtagtgtcgcagtcacacagctccagggacctggaggttgtaggttcgattcccgctccgggtgactgtctgtgaggagtgtggtgtgttctcagtgtctgcatgggtttcctccgggtgctccagtttgctcccacagtccagttgccctttgaaggactggcgccccctccagggtgtattcccgtcttgcgcccagtgattccaggtaggctctggacccaccacaaccctgaactgtataagctcttacagatagtgaatgaattaaCTATTTATAATacctaataaaatgtaaatagtaCTTATAGTATATGGTTTTGAGAATAATTACAAGGGAATATTCTGTATATGATCAGTAAAGATGCCACAATTGTAGGTTGTATAACACAGGTCATGTAGAAAGAATGAGGTTTAGACTACAGCAAGGTATATCTATACATCACTTACTTCATGTGGATTCAAAGAGGTGACTGGCAGGCCTTTCTGTATTTACCTTGGCTTAGCTGAATAAATGCTGTTTGGTACATGTGACTGACATATACCTCAAACAAAGCTCTCCATTTGTTCTTTTCAAATTTGCCTTGATTAGGCACAGgagcaaacattttttttttaaaaactttattatagttatctgtcaaaaaaaaacaacaattttaAATAAGCTTGTACGCTTGTTTGAATGTATAAACTCACCTGGAATACAAACATGTGTCTTCCAGCTGGAACTGGGCCTACGAGGACAGAGTCAAGAGTCTGGTCATACTCCTCACTCTCGGCTGAACCCACATATATGATTTTCCACTCAAGATctgcaaagaaaaacattacagCCTTAAAAACAGCGTGTACACATGACGCAACAGCTTATAATTGAAATAAAGCTGCTGCAGATTTTATAGGATTCAAGCTTCTAGTTAATAAAACTTGtctaaagaaagaaaagattttCCCCACAAACTGCTGTATAATTAAAATCTCACAGGTGTAAATGCCATTCCAAATAGtttatgtaacatttttttctAGAGAAACTGTTTTAGCACCTAACGCAATACTGATTTATACATGGATTATACTCACAATCatggggaaataaataaataaaataaaaaataaaaactcactTTGCTTTATACATCTTGATCCTATCATTAAAACAGCTgagttgttatttttttttataactatACACACAATTGTGTAGAAAGGTGCCATGGTTACGTTTGTTCTCTGAAGGATATGTTAAGAGTCCCCTTCCTGTCAACCTCTATTTAAAAGTCA encodes:
- the asf1ba gene encoding histone chaperone asf1b-A; amino-acid sequence: MAKVQVLNVAVLDNPSPFGNPFQFEITFECMEDLPEDLEWKIIYVGSAESEEYDQTLDSVLVGPVPAGRHMFVFQADAPVTSLIPESDAVGVTVVLITCTYRGQEFIRIGYYVNNEYTDAELRENPPLKPNYAQLQRNILASNPRVTRFHINWEGCLEKMEDSENVDPAPNAMLPPSCPPCKAPPLGLMPDNSMDCL